Within Streptomyces roseirectus, the genomic segment GGTGGAGGAGGAGGGCACGGGTGGGGGTGAGGGGGGTTGGGGGGTGCGGGGTGTGAAGAGGGCTGGGTTCTTGGGGGACTTGGCGAGGCAGATCGCGTATGTCCCCGGCGTCTGAGGTGACTTGGCCGCGTAGATCGTGCGCGTCCCCGCCGCCCGGGGGGACTTGGCGGGCCGGCTCGCCGACGTCGTCGCGGCGGCCGTGAGTTCGGTGGGCCTGCCCCGGCCATGCGGCCCCCGGCTCCGCCAATCCGGCACCCCGGCCGCCACGCGCCGCGTCCCACTCTCCGGGTCCGCCTGGCGACCGCACGGCCCCGCCCGTCCCTCCGCCGGCCCCGCCCGTCCTGCCCCCGGCCACCCCGCCTCCGGCCCCGGCGCCCGCCCTGTCCGCATCCGTCAGCAGCCCCCACGCCTCCCGTACCGCTGGGTCGTCCCCCGCCGCCTCCAAGACCGCGCGGACGACCGCGAGTTGGCGGGTGTGCTGGTCGTGGGTGAGGGTGCGGAGGGTGGCGGGGTCGGACTCGGTACGGCCGAGGGACGTGATCGCGGGGGCGGGGAGGGTCATGGTGTCCTCCCGGCGGTGGTGGTGAGGCGGTGGGCGGCGTGGCGGATGAGGTGCTGGAGGTCGGCGCAGTAGACGGAGGGGTTGCGGAAGCCGTGGCCGGCGCGGTAGCGGTGCGCGTAGTGGCCGCCGCCGCAGACGCGCAGGAGGGGGCAGGCCCGGCAGGTGGCCGACAGGGCCGCGGCCCCGGCCTGCCGGTCGGCGACCGCGGGGTGGCGCAGGGCGTCGTCGAAGGGGTGCCGGAAGACGTCGAGCCCGGTGCGCGCGGCCCCGTCGTACGCGGACTTGAGCGCGTCGACCTGCTCGATGCTGCCGTCGGTCTCGACGACGACGGCGTCGAAGGGGGCGAGGCCCAGCGACTCGGTGCGGGCACCGTGCCCGAGCAGCAGCGCGAGGCACGCCTCGAAGAGCCGGACGCGGGTCTCGCGCCGCCCGGCGTCCCACCAGCGGTCGAAGACGGCCGCGAGCCAGCCCCCGTACCGGCCGAGGTGGTCCGGCGGTGAGGTCCAGTTGCCGTGCGGGAGGAGCAGGTCGAGGGCGGGCGGCCCGAGGGCGACGAGGGATTCGTACGTGCGGACCGGGTCGAGCGTCGGATCGACGACCGTCAGGATCCCCCCGTACGTCTGCGGGAAGCGCCCGGCGAGGAGCCGGGTGCCGCGGACGGCGGCGGGCCAGGAGGGCCGTCCGGCGTGGTCGACACGGCGCGCGTTGTGCGCGGCGGTGCCGCCGTCGAGGCTGACGCCGACGCGGATCCCGGCGTCGGCGAGGACGGTGAGCCGGGGCGCGGTGAGGAGGGTCGCGTTGGTCTGGACGACGGCGCGCACCGCGCAGCCGTCCGGCACGCGCGCGCGGACGAGGCCGGTGAACCGCGCGAGGGTGTCCACGCCGGCGAGGAGGGGTTCGCCGCCGTGCAGCACCAGGGAGAGTTCGGGGAGTCGATGGCTGCGGGCGTGTTCGGCGATGCGGGACGCGGTGCGGTCCAGGACGGCGTCGGAGGCGCGCGCGGGCCGCTCGCGCCAGGTCGCGTCGGGGCCCGCGTACAGGTAGCAGTACGTGCAGGCGAGGTTGCAGCGGCCGTGCAGTTTGACGATGAACTGCCGGAAGGGGGCCGCGAGTCGCGGCGGGGCAGCCGTGCGTCCGGTCAC encodes:
- a CDS encoding FxsB family cyclophane-forming radical SAM/SPASM peptide maturase, with protein sequence MTGRTAAPPRLAAPFRQFIVKLHGRCNLACTYCYLYAGPDATWRERPARASDAVLDRTASRIAEHARSHRLPELSLVLHGGEPLLAGVDTLARFTGLVRARVPDGCAVRAVVQTNATLLTAPRLTVLADAGIRVGVSLDGGTAAHNARRVDHAGRPSWPAAVRGTRLLAGRFPQTYGGILTVVDPTLDPVRTYESLVALGPPALDLLLPHGNWTSPPDHLGRYGGWLAAVFDRWWDAGRRETRVRLFEACLALLLGHGARTESLGLAPFDAVVVETDGSIEQVDALKSAYDGAARTGLDVFRHPFDDALRHPAVADRQAGAAALSATCRACPLLRVCGGGHYAHRYRAGHGFRNPSVYCADLQHLIRHAAHRLTTTAGRTP